A single Anopheles funestus chromosome 2RL, idAnoFuneDA-416_04, whole genome shotgun sequence DNA region contains:
- the LOC125764300 gene encoding open rectifier potassium channel protein 1, whose protein sequence is MTPKEWFALLLFYAAYLFMGASVFYHVENDLETERRAEELAERIEINEMLVKYLSPEDLELQRTLIGRLDGYCGSKVTNYTEDEYEPPYVWDFYHSFYFAFIICSTVGYGNISPHNTFGRIFLIFYALIGLPVNGFFFAYVGEFWARGFVRLYRRYKAYKLSANARYAPRRISFIGQIVLYLIPGVIVFIFAPACVFTYFEQWPYDVSVYYSFVTLTTIGFGDYAASFQPSQEHEFGSLFTVYKIFIIFWFFAGIGYIFMILGFIAKGISHKKIQELEKLVASNLKETQHRVWNGVTKDISYLRKILNEVYMLKFKPVYEEPSDRWLSLSKSRSSSCPELSMYRSTELPITRRKRANSESVLVLAEPRSIDSGSLVRRLSDTDLNRINREKTFGVQALVQPAELLARVVTALGNITANPDDNQSFLERASLNAGVNCFSDSQILASERTWSGWSMSGSDKSAYLTAPPMRPRAASDIGLPPHAASQDANEWTWSGGDNTQIQQILQIRQKVKQKDNLLRAALSNNATFDSSLTINVPPTGPEGKASAINRGMLQRLNPFRKRSKTPVPDLEAGPPLDSYLSATSKGRSSMFNLPTSSYLMATSRGRGSILSMPPQDEHLLETTTIGDLLRALERMHTDTITAGDPRGSFGEKNDSFGRRRTMESSCVGQSNLPSLLTLFTPPIEVGTRRGSMKPPLARTGSSDSAPIIRRPSLRPSNPPSYSATVSGSPGGGGSPTLSIISPSPKPIRRRFSVRPSNLAYPPGHCPRPLAGASEQLGAAHINSSSQSLHNLPTTTLQRRLSSRPSPLATSQSSHLTVPTAAPNSGTGPGQFRWRPNLMRSDSDQSAAPSGLPGVNSGRNRHSSLSNLFDQKR, encoded by the exons ATGACGCCGAAAGAGTGGTTCGCTTTGCTCCTGTTTTATGCCGCGTACCTGTTCATGGGCGCCAGCGTGTTCTATCATGTCGAAAACGATCTGGAGACGGAGCGCCGGGCTGAAGAGTTAGCTGAACGAATCGAAATTAATG AAATGCtcgttaaatatttatcaccGGAAGATTTGGAACTTCAACGTACGTTGATTGGACGTCTGGACGGTTACTGTGGAAGCAAAGTGACCAATTACACCGAGGACGAATATGAACCACCCTACGTTTGGGATTTTTATCATTCGTTTTACTTCGCCTTCATTATTTGTTCAACAGTGG GCTACGGTAACATCTCACCGCACAATACATTCGGACGgatatttttaatcttttacGCACTCATCGGTCTGCCGGtgaatggtttcttttttgcgtATGTTGGCGAGTTCTGGGCACGCGGT TTTGTCCGGCTGTACAGACGCTACAAGGCGTATAAATTATCCGCCAACGCACGGTACGCCCCGCGTAGGATCAGCTTTATTGGACAGATCGTGCTGTACCTCATACCCGGCGTGATCGTATTCATATTCGCACCGGCATGCGTATTTACGTACTTCGAACAGTGGCCGTACGACGTATCGGTGTACTATTCGTTCGTTACGCTGACGACGATCGGTTTCGGTGACTATGCGGCATCGTTTCAACCCTCACAGGAGCATGAGTTTGGGTCACTGTTTACCGTCTACAAGATATTCATcatattttggtttttcgcCGGAATCGGttacatttttatgattttgggTTTTATTGCTAA AGGCATATCGCATAAAAAGATACAGGAATTGGAAAAGCTTGTGGCTTCCAACCTGAAGGAAACACAGCATCGTGTGTGGAATGGAGTTACCAAAGACATTAGTTACCTGCGCAAGATTTTGAACGAGGTGTACATGCTAAAGTTTAAG CCCGTGTACGAGGAACCTTCGGACCGGTGGTTGAGTCTTTCGAAAAGCAGATCGAGCTCGTGCCCCGAGCTGTCGATGTATCGCTCAACGGAACTGCCCATCACTCGACGCAAGCGTGCCAACTCGGAAAGTGTGCTGGTGCTTGCGGAACCGAGATCCATCGATAGTGGATCGCTGGTACGACGCTTATCCGATACCGATCTGAATCGTATTAATCGCGAGAAAACGTTCGGtgtgcaggcgctcgtacaGCCGGCCGAATTGCTGGCCCGCGTTGTAACGGCACTCGGGAATATAACGGCTAATCCGGACGATAATCAGAGCTTCCTGGAGCGGGCCTCACTGAATGCTGGTGTGAACTGTTTTTCGGACTCACAAATTTTAGCCAGCGAACGAACGTGGTCCGGCTGGTCGATGAGTGGTTCGGACAAGAGTGCCTATTTGACGGCACCTCCGATGCGTCCGAGAGCCGCTTCCGATATTGGGCTTCCTCCACATGCTGCATCGCAG GATGCAAACGAATGGACTTGGAGTGGTGGAGACAACACCCAGATACAGCAGATACTGCAGATTCGGCAGAAAGTGAAACAGAAGGATAACCTTCTGCGGGCTGCGCTGTCTAACAACGCAACGTTCGACTCTAGCCTTACGATCAACGTTCCACCAACCGGTCCGGAGGGTAAAGCTTCGGCGATAAACCGTGGTATGCTGCAACGGCTTAATCCGTTCCGCAAACGTTCCAAAACACCCGTTCCGGATCTGGAAGCTGGTCCTCCGCTTGACTCGTACCTATCCGCAACCAGTAAAGGTCGTAGCTCTATGTTTAATCTTCCCACCTCGTCCTATCTGATGGCAACGTCACGCGGACGGGGTAGCATTCTGTCGATGCCACCACAGGATGAGCATCTGCTCGAAACAACCAccattggcgatctgttgcgTGCCCTCGAGCGGATGCACACGGACACGATAACGGCGGGGGATCCTCGGGGTAGCTTCGGGGAGAAAAATGACTCATTCGGTCGAAGACGCACCATGGAATCGTCATGTGTGGGGCAGAGCAATTTACCATCGCTGCTAACATTGTTCACACCGCCGATTGAGGTTGGAACGAGGCGTGGCTCCATGAAACCACCGCTTGCCCGTACGGGAAGTTCCGATTCCGCTCCGATCATCCGACGACCGTCCCTCCGTCCATCGAATCCACCGTCCTACTCAGCGACGGTGTCGGGATCACCCGGTGGAGGTGGTAGCCCAACGCTCAGTATTATTAGCCCTTCGCCGAAACCCATCCGACGGCGGTTTAGCGTACGTCCGTCGAATCTCGCCTATCCGCCCGGTCACTGCCCTCGTCCACTGGCGGGTGCATCCGAACAGCTGGGTGCAGCCCATATTAATTCATCATCACAATCGTTGCACAATCTCCCCACGACAACATTGCAGCGAAGGCTCTCGTCTCGTCCGAGCCCGTTAGCTACGAGCCAATCGTCCCATTTAACCGTCCCGACGGCAGCACCAAACTCCGGTACTGGGCCCGGACAATTCCGATGGAGACCGAATCTAATGCGATCCGATTCGGACCAATCGGCAGCACCGAGTGGACTGCCAGGAGTGAATAGTGGACGCAATCGTCACAGCAGTTTATCGAATCTGTTCGATCAGAAGCGCTAG